The Gossypium arboreum isolate Shixiya-1 chromosome 4, ASM2569848v2, whole genome shotgun sequence DNA segment GTAACTTTCTTCTTCCTACGGCGGAGTTCGAGGACGAGAGTTTCTTGAGGCTGCGACGACGAGGAGGACACGCCGGAGGTGTTCTCGATCGTCATGGTGGTTGTCATGGAGGACATCGCTGATGACGATCTGTTCGTGGTGCCTATCGCTGTCGGTCGAACCATCGCCAGAGATTATCGccgtttgattttttttattttctttttgttgatGAAATAATAGGCTTTCAACTCCCCCAATAAGCTGTTCAGTTTCATAACATACttttaaatacttttaaaattttagcatTAAGGATAGAaagttattcaatttggtaccaacttttgggcgttacgagggtgctaacccttcctcgtaggTAACCGACTTTCGAACCCGTGTttttgatttcgtagaccaaaacaaaAGATTTCAAACAAAAATAGTTTGAAAGTGGTTCAATTACACTTAAACTGATTGGTGGCGACTTctgttttcaattttttaaaagtcGAGACCCCCATTTTCTAAACCTCGTtttaaaatggtttcgacattcaacttcaaattaaaaaatttgaaaagataaaatgagtttaaaatatATAACGGTAGTGCTCATATTACAAACATTTTTTTAtacctaaaattaaaatttaagaaagTTGGAGGAGCAAACATGGAATTTACCCTATAAAACCCGAAAAATCGGTTTACCGACTCTAAAAAAAATAAAGTGGAGAGCACATGTGTGATTGATGTTCATGAAAAAAACGAAGTCCTCACAACGCAATTAAATGAAACTGAACAGCTTATTGGAGGAGCTGAAAGCCTATTATTTCATcaacaaaaagaaaattaaaaaaaatcgaaCGGCGATAATCTCTGGCGATGGTTCGACCGACGGCGATAGGCACCACGAACAGATCGTCATCAGCGATGTCATCCATGACAACCACCGTGACGATCGAGAACACCTTGGGCGCGTCCTCCTCGTCGTCGCAGCCTCAAGAAGCCCTCGTCCTCGAACTCCGCCCTAGGAAGAAGAAAGTTACGTGGAAAGAAGGCACCGTGGACAACGAATTCAtgaacaagaagagttccaagaTCTGTTGTATTTACCATAAAGAAAAGCCCTTCGACGAAGACGACAGTGATGACGACGGACATGACCATCATCATCACCATCATCCATCCAACGGACATGATTCCTCCAAGGATGGCTGCAGGCCCAGCAGCAGCTCCAGCGCCTGATTCTGTTTCCAATCTGTTTCTCTAAAACTTTGTTTTGGATGCACCGAACCGACTTTCATGAAATTCTATAGTATTGATTTCATGTAATTTTGTTTGGACGTTTATATCGATTTGGTTTTTGGATGAACGTTTATATCGATTTGGTTTTAAATAATAACGCATAGAACTGATATAATTAATTAACTTTTGATAGCTGAAGATGAATTTAAACCCTAATTTACTTATGATCTAAATTAATTTTTGGGGATGTCTTGAGAGATTGTTTTCTTATCATTTGTTTTCTCTACTTGCTTCTTAGTTAAACTTATCCAAGAATTCCAGCATCAGAACTGAAGGTATGCTTCAATTCATAACTCTGTTTTTCTGGTATGCATGATGAATATTCTGTTTGTTTATGATCAATAAATAAGCGAATTTTGTCTGACATAATTTTGGGGTGCTAGTTTTAGCCTCTGTTTGGTAGGCAAGAAAGAATTGGAaggtaaatttttgaatttaatggTTGAGTTATAGGATATGTTCGCATGCACTTCTAACATTAGATTAGAACTTTTCGTCCTATCCCCTGTTTTTCTCTCCTATCAAACAGTTTGTTATACACAATGGGAATAGTGAGATAGACGACCCAAGGATTTAAGTTGTGGTCTGAGGTGAACATCTGCGGCGGAAAAAGTCAGAAGCCCCAAAACAATGGTCACAACATTGTGGTGTGACTAATATTTAAACCCTTCACAAGGCCAGTATCCCAATTAGCTGTTGGTAGAGGATAGTAGGGGAACATGTTACTGAAAATCTTGAATTATTGATTCCATTCTCATTTATAAAAGACATTAAGCAATGATTCAAGACTTGGTGCTGGGACTGTCTTTTTATCCACCGTTGAGATTCAAAATGGCCTCTTTTTTGGTGGTTGGTTTACTGTAACGGGGTTTACGCTGATCTATTCAGGGGGTTTACGCTGAGTTTTATAAAGTTAAACAGAGTTGGTGAGAAGAGTCTGGAGGGGAGGGAGCAATATGGAGATTGGAAAAGGGGATGGGGCATCAAGTGAGGAATACGTTGTGCTAAGAAGGGGGTTAGAAGGAGATAGTTTGGTTCGTATTTAGAGTGTCAAACACAAAAATATGTCCCACATGGGTgtattttttttatgtatttagaGGGTCCTTGGAGGATTATATTCTATACCATGTACAAAAATGTATGAAGATGGATACTTCATGAAAAGTCTTGGTAAGATAGATGGCAAGAGAGGAGTAAACAAATAAAGCGGATAACAAAAAAAGAGAAGGGTTAAAAGGAGGTGTGAAGGTATTAAAATGTGGAGGGTGGGTTGGTGAATGGTTAGGCTTGTTGGCTTTGGTGACAAGGGTTTGCTGGTTGTTGTTGGACAGGTTAGTGCAAGTATGTCACAGGAATGAGTCTGGGGCTTGGAAATGCTGTGTTACCCTTACCAAGAATCTTCATTTTGATaagtatgtttatatatatatatatatatatattcagacatgatataaattatgaaaaattaggCATGCTTGTATTAGTTATATACTCCAGGTCCAAGGGGTGATACTCATGCGAGGTGTTGAACACGAGCGAGCTAAGCCTTGACTGGGTGGCTGACTTGGCGAGGAGGAGATATGTAACTCCACTCATTGAGTTTCTTGCTCTTTCTGTTAGAATTACAGAGAATTTTGTTATTAATCACACTCCACGAAAAGGTCTGAAGTTTGGGTTTACTTCTAGCTTCTATATAACTTTTATAACAAGGGAATGTGTTGATAGGCTCTCTAAAGATACTTAGCGAATCCCTAATTTTTTCTATCAATAGAACGTTTCACTGGAAGCTTAGCAACTTCTGAAGCAGTTTCTCCTTATTCCAACCTTTTTTTCATCACTAAATTCATTAACCATGACCTTATCCCAATTTTTATTCAAATCAAGGGATGATACATCACTATCCCACCATTTATCCTTCCAAAAGCTAGTATAATAACCATTACCCAATACCCAAACTCCACCTTACTCCAGTCACAAGAACATGCTTCCCATCAAGGATGCTTCTTCAAGTATAGAGCATAAAACATTGTTTGCTTTAAAcgtggaaaaagaaattttgtGAAGATATTTTGTACATATAACATCTTTCCACAGTCTCGTAGTATCATCATGAAGCTCCAAACCCATTTTAGCAAGAAGGTTCATATCTTTTGTTTTTGAGACCCAATTCCCTGCCaatttaagcaaaacaaagttcCAGTTAATATGATGATTTTTTCCTCCACTTCCCTAATATACCTAGTGGGTTGCCTGGGTATAGTTCGGGATAGAAGCAATAGCAACTTGGATAAGAACAACTGTACCAGCAAGAGATAATTGATTAATCTTCCAAATTGCTGACCTGTTTTGAACTTTTTCCACTAAATGTAGTACAATTATGTTGTTTTGGGAATGCTATTATGTCTTGTGAGCTCTATGGTTGCCCTTTCAAGACTGTTGTTGGAAATAGAAAGTTTTTACTTGGAGAAGCTAATAGTCTGTCCTGAGCATTTGTTGAATTGTTTCAATGTTTCTTTGACAATCTCAACTGTGAGAAGAGAACCAACAGAGCTCTTCCTCTTTCAGAATTTGAGatactcttttctttttcaagcTTGTACAAGAACGAGTTGCATTGAGATTCCAACACTTTTTAGATTGTAGTAAGAATTTTCATTTTTTGCCTAAAAATTTTGCTACTCATCTAATGTATTCCATTTGGAAAAGGGCTGTAAATCTTAAAAGGTTTCAAGTGTGGCTATAGAGGACTCAGCCCCAAAGTGCCCAAAGATAGGTGATACACCTTTGTTTCAGCATAAATAAGCTTCCATTTCAGCATAAAGAGGCAATTTCATTGAACACTAAAAGAGCCATTGGTCTGTTGATTTTGTAGGAGCTGGACTCCCATATATGTTGGTAATTGCACTCTCTACTAACCAAACATTGTGATTGTTCTCTTTCTTTCCATTGTCATATCTTCATGAAAGAGAATGATAAAATGAGGAGTAATTAATCTTCTT contains these protein-coding regions:
- the LOC108459358 gene encoding protein phosphatase 1 regulatory subunit INH3-like, translated to MVRPTAIGTTNRSSSAMSSMTTTVTIENTLGASSSSSQPQEALVLELRPRKKKVTWKEGTVDNEFMNKKSSKICCIYHKEKPFDEDDSDDDGHDHHHHHHPSNGHDSSKDGCRPSSSSSA